TCCCATTGAAATGGGGTTCTTTTTTTGTTTATCTCCCTTTTTTACGGGTGTTATGTTGGTTTTCTGGCATGATTTAAGACCTTGTCCCATATAATGTAACAGTTTGATGGGAAGGGGGTTTAACGCTTGAAGGAAATCTATTTTGAGAAGAAAGAAGAAGCCGTTACACTATGCTCCTTTCTATTTCGGAAGAATGATGAGATTTCAATCAGATGGAAATCTCATAGCAAACAAGGTCACTATTTGGTAATTACCTCGCCACAATCGTGGCATGGAGAGTGGAAGCGGCTGTTGGTTGAGGGACTTATTCATGTGTTTCTTTTACATAGAGAGCAGGCGTGGCTAGATGAAATACTGCTCAACTGTTATTACTATACAGACGATGAGGAACGGTCGCATATTCTTGAACTTTGCCAGACGTTGCTGTGTGAGGAGACTGACCTCCCTCGGCATGAACTCTCACGTGGGAAGCGGTCCAAGATATTGAGGGAGTTGTTCTCCGAGTTGTTGTATCAGGAAGAAGGCTTTCATTTCGATTCGTTGGTGCGCTTTCGCTTGCCTTCTTATCGAGAGAAGCTTGTCGACTTTGTTGGATATGCGCTTGATGAGTATAAGCGGGAAGAGGATTACCAAACGTATGTGGAGAACCTGCGTGAATTCGTAAGGGGGAAGGGCGTATCTAATCAACACCTTCACATTATCGAGTCAGAAACACTCAAGATCTATAATTCGGAGGGTGGGTATTTAGACAGCAGTCAACTTCGACAAGTTGCCTATGAAGAACCTCTTTATTTATTCGGGATGGGAAGGGATGAGTTGTTCTTGTCGCCTATTATTGCAATGGCTCCACACACCATCTCTATCTACAGTGATCACCTTACGAATGGTACACTTATTACGTTATTAAATGTGTTTCAAGAACGGGTACAGATACATCCTAGGAAACGTTTTCCTTTCAAACAAATTGCGAAATAACAAGAAACGGGCTTGCATTTCACGATTTTCCTTCATATAATTAGACACATAAACGAAACGTCACTAAAAGTGTTGATAAGGACATGAGCATGATGAACGGACTTCATAGAGAGGGAGGCCAAGGCTGTAAGCTTCCTAAGTGCCGCATAATGTTTACCACCTTTGAACTCTGCGTGCGAACCTTTAAGTAGTGTGCAGCGGCTCGTCCCCGTTAACGGATTTGAATGAGCTACAGGATACCTGTAGGAATTTGGGTGGAACCACGAGTATAACGCTCGTCCCTTCGCTATTTTATATAGCAAGGGATGGGCGTTTTTTTAGTGATGAAAAATATGAAGGAGTGAAAGTTATGGCGGAAGCAATTCAGTTAACATTTCCAGATGGCGCTGTAAAGGAGTTTCCACAAGGTACGACGACAGAAGATGTAGCTGCTTCCATTAGTTCTGGCCTTAAGAAGCAAGCGATTGCTGGTAAACTAGATGGAGAATTAATCGACCTTCGTCGCGAAATCCCAAATGACGGACGAATTGAGATTGTCACGTTGCGTGATGAAGAAGGTGTAGAAGTGATGCGTCACTCATCTGCACACTTAATGGCTCAAGCGATTAAACGTCTTTATCCTAACGTGAAACTTGGTGTAGGTCCGGTAATTGAGAATGGGTTCTACTATGACATCGATATGGAAGAATCCATTACACCAGAAGACCTTCCAAAGATTGAGAAGGAAATGCAGAAAATCGTCAGTGAAAACCTTGAGGTGGAGCGCATTGAGGTTTCGCGTGAAGAAGCGAAAGAGATGTATCGTGAAATTGGCGATGAATTGAAATTAGAGCTTATTGACGATATCCCAGAAGGACAGAACTTGACAATCTACCGCCAAGGCGAATTCTTCGACCTTTGCCGTGGGGTGCACGTTCCTTCTACGTCTAAGATCAAAGTATTTAAGTTGTTGAACGTATCTGGCGCATACTGGCGTGGAGATAGTAAGAACAAAATGCTTCAGCGTATTTATGGTACAGCTTTCGAGAAGAAAGACCACCTAAACGAATACCTACAAATGCTAGAAGAAGCGAAAGAACGTGATCACCGTAAGCTTGGTAAAGAATTAGATATCTTTACAGTTTCTCAGAAGGTTGGTCAGGGACTTCCATTGTGGCTTCCTAAAGGAGCGACGATTCGTCGTACAATCGAACGCTATATCGTGGACTTGGAAGAGCGTCTAGGATATGACCACGTCTACACTCCTGTCCTAGGTTCTGTTGACTTGTACAAAACGAGCGGGCACTGGGATCACTATCAAGAAGACATGTTCCCGACAATGGAGATGGATAATGAAGACCTTGTCCTTCGTCCGATGAACTGTCCTCACCACATGATGGTCTATAAGAACAACTTGCATAGCTACCGCGAGCTACCTGTTCGTATTGCGGAGCTTGGTACCATGCACCGTTATGAAATGTCTGGTGCTCTAGCTGGCTTACAGCGTGTTCGTGCAATGACATTGAATGATGCTCATATCTTTGCACGTCCAGACCAATTGAAAGAAGAATTCATCCGAGTGGTACACTTAATTCAAAATGTGTACAAAGACTTTGGTCTTGATAATTACTACTTCCGTCTTTCTTACCGCGACCCAGCGGATACAGAGAAATATGTAGATAACGATGAGATGTGGGATAAGGCTCAATCCATGTTGAAAGAGACAATGGAAGACCTAGAGCTAGATTACGTTGAAGCAGAAGGTGAAGCGGCATTCTATGGTCCGAAGCTAGACGTACAAGTGAAAACGGCTCTTGGTAAAGACGAAACGCTATCCACTGTACAGTTGGATTTCCACTTGCCTGAGCGCTTCGATTTAACGTACATTGGTCAAGACGGAAACCATCACCGTCCTGTCGTTATTCACCGTGGAGTAGTTTCTACGATGGAACGCTTTGTTGCCTTCCTAATTGAAGAGTATAAAGGTGCCTTCCCAACATGGCTTGCACCAGTACAAGCGAAGATTATTCCGGTATCAGCAGATGTGCACCTAGACTACGCGAAGAAAGTAGAAGATGCGCTTCGATTTGCAGGCGTTCGTGTTGAAGTGGATGAACGTGATGAGAAGATTGGCTACAAGATTCGTGAAGCACAAATTCAGAAAGTTCCATTCCAGCTTGTTGTAGGAGACAACGAAATGGAACAAAATGGAGTCAACGTTCGACGCTACGGAGAGCAAGATTCCAAGACACAAACCCTTGATGATTTCGTTGCAGCGATTAAGCAAGAGATCGATCAAAAGGGAGCTAAATAAAGTACAAGAACCAGACCGGATTCGGTCTGGTTCTTTTTTATGTGTATGGGTTTGGATGAGAGGGGAACTACTCGGTTTCCGGCTTGAAATGAATCAAAGCTCTATTTCAATCGTCACAAACGTTAAGGATGGAGATTAACGATAGTGGGGCGTGAACTGCTGCATCAAAACACAGCTTTGTAACAACCAAGAGAGAACCGTAAAAAATAGAAGGTCCTATTGATGGTT
This genomic interval from Pontibacillus halophilus JSM 076056 = DSM 19796 contains the following:
- the ytxC gene encoding sporulation protein YtxC, with amino-acid sequence MKEIYFEKKEEAVTLCSFLFRKNDEISIRWKSHSKQGHYLVITSPQSWHGEWKRLLVEGLIHVFLLHREQAWLDEILLNCYYYTDDEERSHILELCQTLLCEETDLPRHELSRGKRSKILRELFSELLYQEEGFHFDSLVRFRLPSYREKLVDFVGYALDEYKREEDYQTYVENLREFVRGKGVSNQHLHIIESETLKIYNSEGGYLDSSQLRQVAYEEPLYLFGMGRDELFLSPIIAMAPHTISIYSDHLTNGTLITLLNVFQERVQIHPRKRFPFKQIAK
- the thrS gene encoding threonine--tRNA ligase, which produces MAEAIQLTFPDGAVKEFPQGTTTEDVAASISSGLKKQAIAGKLDGELIDLRREIPNDGRIEIVTLRDEEGVEVMRHSSAHLMAQAIKRLYPNVKLGVGPVIENGFYYDIDMEESITPEDLPKIEKEMQKIVSENLEVERIEVSREEAKEMYREIGDELKLELIDDIPEGQNLTIYRQGEFFDLCRGVHVPSTSKIKVFKLLNVSGAYWRGDSKNKMLQRIYGTAFEKKDHLNEYLQMLEEAKERDHRKLGKELDIFTVSQKVGQGLPLWLPKGATIRRTIERYIVDLEERLGYDHVYTPVLGSVDLYKTSGHWDHYQEDMFPTMEMDNEDLVLRPMNCPHHMMVYKNNLHSYRELPVRIAELGTMHRYEMSGALAGLQRVRAMTLNDAHIFARPDQLKEEFIRVVHLIQNVYKDFGLDNYYFRLSYRDPADTEKYVDNDEMWDKAQSMLKETMEDLELDYVEAEGEAAFYGPKLDVQVKTALGKDETLSTVQLDFHLPERFDLTYIGQDGNHHRPVVIHRGVVSTMERFVAFLIEEYKGAFPTWLAPVQAKIIPVSADVHLDYAKKVEDALRFAGVRVEVDERDEKIGYKIREAQIQKVPFQLVVGDNEMEQNGVNVRRYGEQDSKTQTLDDFVAAIKQEIDQKGAK